One Rhodoferax ferrireducens T118 DNA segment encodes these proteins:
- the dinG gene encoding ATP-dependent DNA helicase DinG: protein MSTDDLAGLSLAAFDQMVDATAGFRSRPGQRDMAQQIASALSGVTLGEHAEPNKSIAVIQAGTGVGKSAAYLATTVALALARKTRVVISTATVALQEQLMTKDLPALAAVLESPFVFALAKGRGRYVCKFKLERLAGPGGDELNEELFGVDEDTPPTRAAFAAQLQGVDPEERRMKLYDALATALSQGKWDGDRDKLAEQPDARDWSAVAAERHSCTARHCPRFRDCSYYQARTQLAEANVIVANHDLVLASLGMNALPELEKCLVVFDEGHHLPAVALDQFSSSMDLSSLRWLDKLPKILLEVSEKISRTPDQDVNTLAQQLKTALLDVSRIAMDLLRTGGTGYDGTQRFKNGVLPVVLLEPMTLIQGHARGLSGVLEALGAELKRRAKEDPALALSSSLLYAKLGPMAPRLGSVLATSGMLLQQGPQPLAKWLKSDTSSGLVFMSAHACPIVPGELLQQSLWRQVRGAVITSATLTSCGSFDFFLQEAGLDNDETVSTLEVASPFNYTAQGRLIVVETVADPKNVEAYTRELVAELLLDLSQIEHGALALFTSRVQMKAAVDALSPTLQDVVLVQGQMARTRLLATHQARVEAGRPSVIFGLQSFGEGLDLPGRLCETVLIAKLPFSPPSDPVEEARSEWLKSVGRDPFSELVVPATGIRLLQWTGRAIRTEEDVATVICYDRRLLTMAFGRRMLQGLPAYAVLRRSAGVLRAM from the coding sequence TTGAGTACCGACGATCTGGCGGGCCTGTCGCTGGCCGCTTTTGACCAGATGGTGGACGCCACGGCGGGTTTTCGCTCCCGCCCCGGCCAGCGTGACATGGCGCAGCAGATTGCCAGTGCCTTGTCGGGCGTGACGCTGGGCGAGCATGCCGAGCCCAACAAGTCTATTGCGGTCATTCAGGCCGGCACCGGCGTGGGCAAGTCGGCGGCTTACCTGGCCACTACCGTGGCGCTGGCGCTGGCGCGCAAAACCCGGGTCGTCATTTCAACCGCCACGGTGGCGCTGCAAGAGCAACTGATGACCAAGGACTTGCCCGCGCTGGCCGCGGTGCTGGAAAGCCCTTTTGTCTTTGCGCTGGCCAAGGGGCGTGGCCGCTACGTGTGCAAGTTCAAGCTGGAGCGCCTGGCCGGTCCGGGCGGCGATGAACTGAACGAGGAGCTGTTTGGCGTGGATGAAGACACGCCACCCACGCGCGCAGCGTTTGCCGCCCAGCTGCAGGGTGTTGACCCTGAAGAGCGGCGCATGAAGCTCTATGACGCGCTGGCCACTGCCTTGAGCCAAGGCAAATGGGACGGCGACCGCGACAAGCTCGCCGAGCAGCCCGACGCGCGCGACTGGTCGGCGGTGGCGGCGGAGCGCCACAGCTGCACCGCGCGGCACTGCCCGCGTTTTCGCGACTGCAGCTACTACCAGGCGCGCACGCAACTGGCCGAAGCGAATGTCATCGTTGCCAACCATGACCTGGTGCTGGCCTCGCTCGGCATGAATGCGCTGCCCGAGCTGGAAAAATGCCTGGTGGTGTTTGACGAAGGGCACCACCTGCCCGCCGTCGCGCTGGACCAGTTTTCCAGCAGCATGGACCTATCAAGCCTGCGCTGGCTCGACAAACTGCCCAAAATCTTGCTGGAGGTGAGCGAGAAGATCAGTCGGACGCCTGATCAGGACGTCAACACCCTGGCCCAGCAGCTCAAGACCGCCTTGCTCGATGTCAGCCGCATCGCCATGGATTTGTTGCGGACCGGCGGCACTGGCTACGACGGCACCCAGCGCTTCAAGAACGGCGTGCTGCCGGTTGTCTTGCTGGAGCCGATGACGCTGATTCAGGGCCACGCCAGGGGCTTGTCCGGCGTGCTCGAAGCCCTGGGCGCCGAGCTGAAACGGCGCGCCAAGGAAGACCCGGCGCTGGCCTTGAGCAGCTCCCTGCTGTACGCCAAGCTCGGTCCGATGGCGCCCAGGCTGGGCAGTGTGCTGGCCACCAGCGGCATGCTGCTGCAACAGGGGCCGCAACCGCTGGCCAAGTGGCTCAAGTCCGACACCAGCTCGGGCCTGGTTTTTATGAGTGCCCACGCCTGCCCGATTGTGCCGGGCGAGCTGTTGCAGCAAAGCCTGTGGCGCCAGGTGCGCGGCGCCGTCATCACCTCGGCGACGCTGACGAGTTGCGGCAGTTTTGATTTTTTTCTGCAGGAAGCCGGGCTCGACAACGACGAGACGGTGTCCACGCTGGAGGTCGCCAGCCCTTTTAATTACACCGCCCAAGGTCGCTTGATCGTGGTCGAGACCGTGGCTGACCCGAAGAACGTCGAGGCCTACACACGCGAGCTGGTGGCGGAGTTGCTGCTCGATCTGAGCCAAATCGAACATGGCGCGCTGGCCCTGTTCACCTCGCGCGTGCAGATGAAAGCGGCGGTCGACGCCCTGAGCCCCACGCTGCAGGACGTGGTGCTGGTGCAGGGGCAAATGGCGCGCACCCGGCTGCTGGCCACGCATCAGGCGCGGGTGGAGGCGGGGCGGCCTTCCGTCATTTTTGGCCTGCAGTCGTTTGGCGAAGGGCTGGACTTGCCCGGGCGGCTGTGCGAAACCGTGTTGATTGCTAAATTGCCCTTCAGTCCACCGTCGGACCCGGTGGAAGAAGCGCGCTCCGAGTGGCTCAAAAGTGTCGGGCGCGACCCGTTTTCCGAACTGGTGGTGCCTGCCACCGGTATCCGGCTGCTGCAGTGGACGGGGCGGGCGATTCGCACCGAAGAAGATGTGGCGACCGTCATCTGTTATGACCGGCGCCTGCTCACCATGGCGTTTGGGCGGCGCATGCTGCAGGGCTTGCCCGCCTACGCGGTGCTGCGCCGCTCGGCGGGTGTGCTGCGGGCGATGTAG
- a CDS encoding hybrid sensor histidine kinase/response regulator — MKLGGIRHRMLLAAVLPVALIAVLLAAVFLFTRFDDINAAHRQRARSLARQLATASEYGLFSDNVSQLRTLAGGALREADVRSVAIVNAQGKVLAHAGKPSYQTQPLLDRQEREQYEPGADLDLLLQPVAATQVPLDDLYQAQFDTAGGAGQAMPAPLLLGHVLIEFSRESLNQRARQMLLAGIAITLGGLLFGALLAARLGRGVIRPIARVSRLIERIGAGELSARAEVLPGDPLREVQQGLNVMAQRLESGRDELEQRIATATQALREKKEEAETATRAKSRFLAAASHDLRQPMHALGLFVARLAQLPHDAPTTHLIGNLDASVQALQELLDGLLDVSRLEAQAVQVQLRPFPLADLFEQLRASLALTAQQKGLRLRVRPTQVWVLSDSALLHRVLLNLLSNALRYTQTGGVLLACRSGADGQHVRIEVWDSGIGIAPEHQSAVFKEFYQIGNSERDRNKGQGLGLSIVERSAQLLGYPLQMHSSLGRGTRFSLCVPVAPPGVALERRSPLRPRNFEDIAGLRVLVIEDDQLVREALVSLLDSWRVEVAVAEGLAMALALLKSGVAPEVIVADYRLRDGENGIEVIHQLRAAAGQPIPACLISGDTDATLMQAAALASLTLLQKPVRPAKLRSLLRRLTRSVQADGGEAV; from the coding sequence ATGAAACTGGGCGGTATCCGTCACCGGATGTTGTTGGCCGCGGTGTTGCCGGTGGCCTTGATTGCCGTCTTGCTGGCAGCGGTGTTTCTGTTCACCCGCTTCGATGACATCAATGCGGCGCACCGCCAGCGCGCCCGGTCCCTGGCCCGCCAACTCGCCACGGCCAGTGAATATGGCCTGTTTTCAGACAACGTCAGCCAGTTGCGAACCCTGGCCGGTGGCGCGCTGCGCGAGGCTGACGTGCGCTCGGTCGCCATTGTGAACGCGCAGGGCAAGGTGTTGGCGCACGCGGGCAAGCCCAGCTATCAGACACAGCCGTTGCTGGATCGGCAGGAACGTGAACAGTATGAGCCCGGCGCCGATCTGGACTTGTTGCTGCAGCCGGTTGCGGCCACCCAGGTACCACTGGACGACCTGTATCAAGCGCAGTTCGACACCGCCGGCGGCGCCGGTCAAGCCATGCCGGCGCCGCTCCTGCTCGGCCATGTGTTGATCGAGTTTTCACGCGAGTCGCTGAACCAGAGAGCGCGCCAGATGCTGTTGGCGGGCATTGCCATCACCCTGGGCGGCCTGTTGTTCGGCGCCTTGCTGGCGGCGCGCTTGGGCCGTGGGGTGATTCGGCCCATTGCGCGGGTCTCCCGACTGATTGAACGCATCGGTGCTGGCGAACTGTCGGCGCGCGCCGAGGTCTTGCCGGGTGACCCCTTGCGTGAGGTGCAGCAGGGCCTCAACGTGATGGCGCAACGGCTGGAGTCCGGCCGGGATGAGCTGGAGCAGCGGATTGCCACGGCGACGCAGGCCTTGCGCGAGAAAAAAGAAGAGGCCGAGACCGCCACGCGGGCCAAGTCGCGCTTTCTGGCCGCGGCGAGTCATGACTTGCGCCAACCGATGCACGCGCTGGGCCTGTTTGTCGCCCGACTGGCACAGTTGCCGCACGATGCGCCGACGACGCATTTGATCGGCAACCTGGATGCGTCGGTGCAGGCGCTGCAGGAGCTGCTGGATGGCTTGCTCGATGTCTCAAGGCTGGAGGCGCAGGCGGTGCAGGTGCAGTTGCGCCCCTTCCCGCTGGCCGATCTGTTTGAGCAATTGCGGGCCAGTCTGGCGTTGACCGCCCAGCAAAAGGGTTTGCGTTTGCGCGTGCGCCCGACGCAGGTTTGGGTGCTGAGCGACTCAGCCCTGCTGCACCGTGTTCTGCTCAATCTGCTGAGTAATGCCTTGCGCTACACGCAGACTGGGGGCGTATTGCTGGCGTGTCGATCTGGCGCTGACGGCCAGCACGTCCGCATTGAGGTGTGGGACAGTGGTATTGGCATCGCGCCAGAGCATCAGTCGGCGGTGTTCAAGGAGTTTTACCAAATTGGCAACAGCGAGCGTGACCGCAACAAGGGCCAGGGACTGGGGCTCAGCATTGTGGAGCGCAGTGCGCAACTGCTCGGCTACCCCTTGCAAATGCACTCCAGTTTGGGCCGTGGCACGCGCTTTAGCCTGTGCGTGCCAGTGGCGCCGCCCGGCGTTGCCCTTGAGCGGCGCAGTCCGCTGCGACCGCGCAACTTTGAAGACATTGCCGGCCTGCGGGTGCTGGTGATTGAGGACGATCAACTGGTGCGGGAGGCGCTGGTGAGCTTGTTGGATTCGTGGCGGGTCGAGGTGGCCGTAGCAGAGGGCTTGGCCATGGCGTTGGCGCTGCTCAAAAGCGGCGTTGCGCCCGAGGTGATCGTGGCCGACTACCGTTTGCGTGATGGCGAAAACGGCATTGAGGTCATTCACCAGCTGCGTGCTGCTGCCGGCCAGCCGATACCGGCCTGCCTGATCAGCGGTGATACTGACGCCACTCTGATGCAGGCGGCTGCGCTCGCATCGCTCACCCTGTTGCAAAAACCGGTGCGTCCGGCCAAGCTGCGCAGCTTGCTGCGGCGTTTGACCCGGTCGGTTCAAGCTGACGGCGGGGAGGCGGTGTAG
- a CDS encoding response regulator, whose product MNRLKILVVDDHALVREGLHQVLQGLNEPVEVLEAPDCERAFELAALHPELDLVLLDYDLPGMNGLEALKVLGQAHPELPILMLSGMANPQMVRKALASGAAGFLSKNGHSADLLAAVCLVLAGEVYVPMDLLTPGASPGKSAPQVTPRQAEVLALLLDGRSNKEISEALALTDDTTKNHVTALLRAFDVKSRTQLVLAASRQGYTASPPSA is encoded by the coding sequence ATGAATCGCCTGAAAATCCTCGTTGTCGATGACCATGCCCTGGTGCGCGAAGGCTTGCACCAGGTTCTGCAGGGGCTGAACGAACCGGTTGAGGTGCTGGAGGCTCCTGACTGCGAGCGTGCTTTTGAACTGGCCGCCCTGCATCCTGAGCTTGATCTGGTGCTGCTCGACTACGACCTGCCCGGCATGAACGGCCTGGAAGCACTCAAGGTGCTGGGCCAGGCGCATCCCGAGCTCCCCATCCTCATGCTCTCGGGCATGGCCAATCCGCAGATGGTGCGCAAGGCGCTGGCCAGCGGCGCGGCCGGTTTTCTGTCCAAGAACGGCCATAGCGCCGACTTGCTGGCTGCCGTGTGCCTGGTGCTGGCGGGCGAGGTTTATGTGCCCATGGACCTGCTCACGCCAGGCGCCTCCCCGGGCAAGTCGGCGCCCCAAGTCACGCCGCGCCAGGCCGAGGTCCTGGCCCTGCTGCTGGACGGCCGCTCCAACAAGGAAATCAGTGAAGCGCTGGCGCTGACCGACGACACCACCAAGAACCATGTAACCGCCCTGCTGCGCGCTTTTGACGTCAAAAGCCGCACCCAGCTGGTGCTGGCTGCCAGCCGCCAGGGCTACACCGCCTCCCCGCCGTCAGCTTGA
- a CDS encoding TonB-dependent receptor plug domain-containing protein — translation MLAPTLRLLGALICQLGSLGLAIAQTPEPVSVSAANATALSETDFLTEMPLVLSVSRLPQRLDETPGAVTIIDRDMIRLSGARDVADLLRLVPGFQTSTSFETGAPLASYHGSFDAYSARMQVLVDGRSVYSPYLFGGTATGLQSVAMADIERIEVLRGSNSAAYGARAMLGVINIVTRHTVDTLGRQAAVTTGENGIRDAQASIGWGQDGATFRLGLDRRGDDGLSGSNGHNLINRVNLRADLRASARDEVGLRAGGLTIDSGEGYVGKPDNPPHDRSFGAGYAQLDWRRSLGADEDMALSLSHTQESLRNSFAYSLLSYKNQVAAYPDGGNAALIQFKNLVAGIDDSIDIDTSGRASSSTLSLQHTLRHSSALRVVLGGELRREEVVSRALYNTDAVLRTDYTRLFGNAEWRFADNALLNAGGMYENNNVRGDNFSPRLMVNWHVAQGQTLRFGVSKAYRSNSTFEQFADARYTSNGVLLKVTALASGAVQPESLLVREFGYLGDFPWLRAGLDVRVFHERIAGFVRGRKSVLPAGTTLLASAPWDYVNDEDFTIKGFEYQLKWRPWRDAQFIFNQTYTNINSIDTGTVLPAPEVASSLTYLQKLPGGVDLSLMHQDSGPVVLTGSSGSHLAMTRTDLRLALPVQFGATRGEVALVVQNLGSPYLDFDQLFRFQRRAFVTLRLEN, via the coding sequence ATGTTAGCGCCGACCCTGCGTCTATTGGGTGCCCTGATCTGCCAGCTTGGCAGCCTCGGACTGGCCATTGCGCAGACACCTGAGCCCGTCAGCGTCAGCGCCGCGAACGCCACGGCGCTGTCCGAGACCGATTTTCTGACCGAGATGCCGCTTGTGTTGTCGGTATCCAGGCTGCCGCAGCGCCTGGACGAGACGCCGGGTGCCGTGACCATCATCGACCGCGACATGATCCGGCTCTCCGGCGCACGCGACGTGGCTGACCTGCTGCGTCTGGTGCCCGGGTTCCAGACCAGTACCTCGTTTGAAACCGGCGCGCCACTGGCCAGCTACCACGGTAGTTTTGACGCCTACTCGGCACGCATGCAGGTGCTGGTGGACGGGCGCTCGGTCTACTCGCCTTATCTTTTCGGCGGTACTGCCACCGGTTTGCAAAGCGTGGCGATGGCCGATATTGAACGCATCGAGGTGCTGCGCGGCTCCAACTCCGCTGCCTACGGTGCACGCGCCATGCTGGGGGTGATCAATATTGTGACGCGCCACACGGTCGATACGCTGGGTCGGCAGGCCGCCGTGACGACCGGCGAAAACGGCATTCGCGATGCGCAGGCCAGCATTGGCTGGGGCCAGGACGGTGCCACCTTTCGCCTCGGGCTTGACCGCCGCGGTGACGACGGTCTGAGCGGGTCGAACGGCCACAACCTGATCAATCGCGTGAACCTTCGCGCTGATCTGCGCGCCAGTGCGAGGGATGAAGTTGGGCTGCGCGCGGGCGGTTTAACCATCGATTCCGGCGAAGGCTACGTGGGCAAGCCTGACAATCCACCGCACGATCGTTCTTTCGGCGCTGGCTATGCGCAACTCGACTGGCGGCGCAGTCTGGGCGCGGATGAAGATATGGCGCTGAGTTTGTCGCACACCCAAGAGTCCCTTCGGAACAGTTTTGCGTATTCGCTGCTCTCCTACAAAAATCAGGTGGCGGCGTATCCGGACGGCGGAAACGCGGCGCTGATTCAATTCAAGAATCTGGTGGCGGGTATTGATGACAGCATTGACATTGATACCAGTGGCCGCGCGAGCAGCAGCACGCTGTCCCTGCAGCACACCCTGCGCCACAGTTCTGCACTTCGGGTGGTACTGGGTGGTGAGCTCAGGCGTGAGGAGGTGGTGTCGCGGGCGCTTTACAACACCGATGCCGTCCTGCGCACCGATTACACCCGCCTGTTTGGTAACGCAGAATGGCGATTTGCCGACAACGCCCTGTTGAATGCGGGCGGCATGTACGAAAATAACAATGTCAGGGGCGACAATTTTTCGCCGCGGCTGATGGTCAACTGGCACGTCGCCCAGGGTCAGACCTTGCGTTTTGGGGTGTCGAAAGCCTATCGTTCAAACAGTACTTTCGAGCAATTTGCCGACGCGCGCTACACCTCGAATGGCGTTTTACTGAAGGTAACCGCGTTGGCCAGCGGCGCCGTCCAGCCTGAGAGTTTGCTGGTGCGCGAGTTCGGTTACCTCGGTGACTTCCCGTGGCTGCGCGCGGGCCTGGATGTACGTGTGTTTCACGAGCGGATTGCCGGTTTCGTGCGCGGGCGCAAGTCTGTTTTGCCCGCTGGCACAACCCTGTTGGCATCAGCGCCGTGGGACTATGTCAACGATGAGGATTTCACCATCAAAGGCTTTGAATACCAGTTGAAATGGCGTCCTTGGCGAGATGCCCAGTTCATTTTCAATCAAACCTATACCAACATCAATTCGATTGATACTGGTACCGTTCTGCCAGCGCCGGAAGTGGCCAGTTCTCTGACCTATCTTCAGAAATTGCCGGGCGGCGTTGATCTAAGTTTGATGCACCAGGATAGCGGCCCGGTTGTTTTGACGGGTTCATCAGGCAGTCACCTGGCGATGACCCGCACCGATTTGCGGCTGGCCCTGCCAGTGCAATTTGGTGCCACTCGGGGCGAAGTCGCCTTGGTCGTGCAAAACCTGGGCTCGCCATACCTCGATTTTGATCAGCTATTCAGGTTCCAACGCCGCGCCTTCGTGACCCTGCGGCTGGAAAACTAA
- a CDS encoding ABC transporter substrate-binding protein has protein sequence MLARLRLLLLTFWLGCLTAPTVQAVTVVIVSSERSPAYAQAADTLVRELERTGWSRHDMLQLTAAELAGAGVLTPKLFVALGAQAANALALAPLTTPVLCALLPRSSFERVLRSSGRKASSQFSALYLDQPLSRQLGLIQLALPEARRIGVLWGPESKTQAPTLRALAQARGLSLLEADVGQGELLFPGLKAALEGADVLLALADPQVFNSSSIQNVLLTSFRAGVPLVAFSPAYVRAGALLALHVTPEQIGQQAALIAGGVLQGKTLSATPLYSQDFSVDVNEHVARSLGLRLDAAVLRTLLRQREAAP, from the coding sequence ATGTTGGCGCGCCTGCGTTTACTGTTGCTGACGTTCTGGCTCGGCTGCCTGACGGCACCAACGGTGCAGGCCGTCACGGTCGTGATCGTCAGCAGTGAACGCAGCCCGGCTTATGCGCAGGCGGCTGACACCTTGGTGCGCGAACTTGAGCGCACAGGCTGGTCGCGCCACGACATGCTGCAGCTCACAGCCGCCGAGTTGGCTGGCGCCGGTGTGTTGACGCCCAAGCTGTTTGTGGCACTGGGTGCCCAAGCCGCCAATGCATTGGCACTGGCGCCATTGACTACGCCGGTGCTGTGCGCGCTGCTGCCGCGCAGCAGTTTTGAGCGGGTCTTGCGCAGCAGTGGGCGCAAGGCGTCGAGCCAGTTCTCGGCGCTCTATCTGGATCAGCCCCTGAGCCGACAACTGGGGCTGATTCAGTTGGCCTTGCCCGAGGCGCGCCGCATTGGCGTGCTGTGGGGGCCCGAGTCGAAAACGCAGGCGCCCACTTTGAGAGCGCTCGCGCAGGCCAGGGGCTTGAGCCTGCTGGAGGCGGACGTCGGGCAGGGTGAATTGCTTTTTCCGGGCCTCAAGGCCGCGCTGGAAGGCGCCGATGTGTTGTTGGCGCTGGCCGATCCGCAGGTCTTCAACAGCAGCAGCATTCAAAATGTCCTGCTGACTTCGTTCCGGGCGGGTGTGCCTCTGGTGGCTTTTTCACCCGCCTATGTACGGGCTGGCGCCCTGCTGGCCCTGCATGTCACGCCTGAGCAAATCGGTCAGCAAGCGGCCCTCATTGCCGGTGGCGTCTTGCAGGGCAAGACCTTGTCGGCCACGCCGCTGTATTCGCAGGACTTCAGCGTTGACGTCAATGAGCATGTGGCCCGTTCGCTCGGACTGAGGCTCGACGCTGCTGTTTTGCGCACACTGTTGCGCCAGCGGGAGGCGGCACCATGA